The following are encoded together in the Nocardioides thalensis genome:
- a CDS encoding DUF4129 domain-containing protein → MSLPPSYLLLDPPLDPSGDDARSSLRRELARPEYHDTDLLQRLRDWLVRFFDDGVQSVSDLSGVPAFLLLLLLVGLLVAIGTLVSRARRTTRVRDRSAPALTDETITAAQLRARAEAALAEGRYDDALLDAFRALAVRQVESDRIEDLPQATAHELAASLGSAFAGHRERIEQAADTFDAVLYGDRPATREQASAVLALDAELSGRAVRR, encoded by the coding sequence GTGAGCCTCCCGCCGTCGTACCTCCTCCTCGACCCGCCGCTGGACCCCAGCGGCGACGATGCGCGCTCGTCCCTGCGACGGGAGCTGGCGCGGCCGGAGTACCACGACACCGACCTGCTCCAGCGGCTCCGGGACTGGCTCGTCCGCTTCTTCGACGACGGCGTCCAGTCGGTCAGCGACCTGTCGGGGGTCCCCGCGTTCCTGCTCCTGCTGCTGCTCGTGGGGCTGCTGGTCGCGATCGGCACCCTCGTCTCGCGGGCCCGGCGCACGACCCGGGTGCGTGACCGCTCGGCGCCCGCGCTGACCGACGAGACGATCACCGCCGCGCAGCTGCGCGCCCGCGCCGAGGCGGCGCTGGCGGAGGGCCGCTACGACGATGCGCTCCTCGACGCGTTCCGCGCGCTCGCCGTACGACAGGTGGAGAGCGACCGGATCGAGGACCTGCCGCAGGCGACCGCGCACGAGCTGGCGGCCTCCCTCGGGAGCGCGTTCGCGGGGCACCGCGAGCGGATCGAGCAGGCGGCCGACACGTTCGACGCCGTGCTGTACGGCGACCGGCCGGCGACGCGGGAGCAGGCGAGCGCCGTGCTCGCCCTCGACGCGGAGCTGTCCGGGCGGGCGGTGCGCCGATGA
- the rpsJ gene encoding 30S ribosomal protein S10 yields MAGQKIRIRLKAYDHEVIDTSARKIVDTVTRTGAKVAGPVPLPTEKNVFCVIRSPHKYKDSREHFEMRTHKRLIDIIDPTPKTVDSLMRLDLPAGVDIEIKL; encoded by the coding sequence ATGGCGGGACAGAAGATCCGCATCAGGCTCAAGGCCTATGACCACGAGGTGATCGACACCTCGGCGCGGAAGATCGTTGACACCGTCACCCGTACGGGTGCGAAGGTCGCCGGCCCGGTGCCGCTGCCGACCGAGAAGAACGTCTTCTGCGTCATCCGCTCGCCGCACAAGTACAAGGACTCCCGCGAGCACTTCGAGATGCGCACGCACAAGCGCCTCATCGACATCATCGACCCCACCCCGAAGACCGTCGACAGCCTCATGCGGCTCGACCTCCCGGCCGGTGTCGACATCGAGATCAAGCTCTGA
- the rplC gene encoding 50S ribosomal protein L3 — protein sequence MTIERNVKGLLGTKLGMTQLWDDNNRVVPVTVIEATTNVVTQVRQPQPDGYNAVQIGYGEIEGRKVNKPAAGHFAKAGTTPRRHVVEIRTADAASYEIGAEIPVDTFEAGEQIDVTGTSKGKGFAGVMKRHGFAGVSASHGAHRNHRKPGSIGACATPGRVFKGLRMAGRMGSDTVTTQNVTVHAVDVEKGLILVKGAVPGPKGGVVVLRTAAKKG from the coding sequence ATGACCATCGAACGCAACGTCAAGGGCCTGCTCGGCACCAAGCTGGGCATGACCCAGCTGTGGGACGACAACAACCGTGTCGTGCCGGTGACCGTCATCGAGGCCACCACCAACGTCGTGACCCAGGTCCGCCAGCCCCAGCCCGACGGCTACAACGCCGTCCAGATCGGCTACGGCGAGATCGAGGGCCGCAAGGTCAACAAGCCTGCCGCGGGCCACTTCGCGAAGGCCGGCACCACGCCGCGCCGCCACGTGGTCGAGATCCGCACCGCCGACGCCGCCAGCTACGAGATCGGCGCCGAGATCCCGGTCGACACCTTCGAGGCCGGCGAGCAGATCGACGTCACCGGCACCAGCAAGGGCAAGGGCTTCGCCGGTGTCATGAAGCGTCACGGCTTCGCCGGCGTGAGCGCCTCCCACGGTGCGCACCGCAACCACCGCAAGCCCGGCTCGATCGGCGCCTGCGCCACCCCGGGTCGCGTGTTCAAGGGCCTGCGCATGGCCGGCCGCATGGGTAGCGACACCGTCACCACCCAGAACGTCACCGTCCACGCCGTCGACGTGGAGAAGGGCCTGATCCTCGTCAAGGGCGCGGTTCCCGGTCCCAAGGGTGGCGTCGTCGTCCTCCGCACGGCTGCGAAGAAGGGCTGA
- the rplD gene encoding 50S ribosomal protein L4, with product MATKTVKVDFPAEIFDVELNVPLIHQVVVAQQAAARQGTHATKTRGDVRGGGRKPYKQKGTGRARQGSTRAPQFAGGGVVHGPQPRDYSQRTPKKMKAAALRGALSDRARNERIHVVEALISADKPSTKAALAALLELSDRRNFLVVLERTDTVTWLSLRNAPEVHLVAVDQLNTYDVLASDDVVFSKGAYDAFVSGTAYGKKEGDQ from the coding sequence ATGGCTACCAAGACCGTCAAGGTCGACTTCCCGGCCGAGATCTTCGACGTTGAGCTCAACGTCCCGCTGATCCACCAGGTCGTCGTCGCGCAGCAGGCCGCTGCCCGCCAGGGCACGCACGCCACCAAGACCCGCGGCGACGTCCGCGGCGGTGGCCGCAAGCCCTACAAGCAGAAGGGCACCGGCCGCGCCCGCCAGGGCTCGACCCGCGCGCCGCAGTTCGCCGGCGGTGGCGTCGTCCACGGCCCGCAGCCGCGCGACTACAGCCAGCGCACCCCCAAGAAGATGAAGGCCGCCGCCCTGCGCGGTGCCCTCTCCGACCGGGCGCGCAACGAGCGGATCCACGTCGTCGAGGCCCTGATCTCCGCCGACAAGCCGTCGACGAAGGCTGCCCTCGCCGCGCTCCTCGAGCTCAGCGACCGTCGCAACTTCCTCGTCGTGCTCGAGCGCACCGACACCGTCACCTGGCTGTCGCTGCGCAACGCGCCCGAGGTCCACCTCGTCGCCGTCGACCAGCTCAACACCTACGACGTCCTCGCCAGCGACGACGTCGTGTTCAGCAAGGGCGCCTACGACGCGTTCGTCAGCGGCACCGCCTACGGCAAGAAGGAGGGCGACCAGTGA
- the rplW gene encoding 50S ribosomal protein L23, which translates to MSTLHKDHRDILIAPVVSEKSYSLLDANKYTFLVHPDANKTEIKIAVEKVFNVKVTSVNTLNRPGKTRRTRYGIGKRKDTKRAIVSLAEGHRIDIFGGQA; encoded by the coding sequence GTGAGCACCCTGCACAAGGACCACCGCGACATCCTGATCGCGCCGGTCGTGTCGGAGAAGAGCTACAGCCTCCTCGACGCCAACAAGTACACGTTCCTGGTGCACCCGGACGCCAACAAGACCGAGATCAAGATCGCGGTCGAGAAGGTGTTCAACGTCAAGGTCACCTCGGTGAACACCCTCAACCGGCCGGGCAAGACCCGCCGGACCCGCTACGGCATCGGCAAGCGCAAGGACACCAAGCGCGCGATCGTCAGCCTGGCCGAGGGTCACCGCATCGACATCTTCGGAGGGCAGGCCTGA
- the rplB gene encoding 50S ribosomal protein L2 yields the protein MAIRKYKPTTPGRRGSSVADFVEITRTTPEKSLTRPLPKKGGRNNQGRITTRHQGGGHKRAYRIIDFRRYDKDGVPAKVAHIEYDPNRTARIALLHYADGEKRYIIAPKDLSQGMTVEAGVGADIKPGNNLPLRNIPVGTTIHCVELRPGGGAKLARSAGNSAQLVAREGSRATLRLPSGEMRFVDVRCRATVGEVGNAEQSNINWGKAGRMRWKGKRPTVRGVVMNPVDHPHGGGEGKTSGGRHPVSPWGKPEGRTRKRKASDSQIIRRRKTGKNKR from the coding sequence ATGGCTATCCGTAAGTACAAGCCGACCACCCCGGGCCGTCGTGGCTCCTCGGTGGCCGACTTCGTCGAGATCACCCGGACCACCCCGGAGAAGTCGCTGACCCGTCCGCTGCCCAAGAAGGGCGGCCGCAACAACCAGGGCCGGATCACCACCCGGCACCAGGGCGGCGGCCACAAGCGGGCCTACCGGATCATCGACTTCCGTCGCTACGACAAGGACGGCGTGCCGGCCAAGGTCGCTCACATCGAGTACGACCCCAACCGCACCGCGCGCATCGCGCTGCTGCACTACGCCGACGGCGAGAAGCGCTACATCATCGCGCCGAAGGACCTGTCGCAGGGCATGACCGTCGAGGCCGGTGTCGGCGCCGACATCAAGCCGGGCAACAACCTGCCGCTGCGCAACATCCCCGTCGGCACGACGATCCACTGCGTCGAGCTGCGCCCCGGCGGCGGTGCCAAGCTGGCCCGCTCGGCCGGCAACAGCGCCCAGCTGGTCGCCCGTGAGGGAAGCCGCGCCACGCTGCGCCTGCCCTCGGGCGAGATGCGGTTCGTCGACGTGCGCTGCCGCGCCACCGTCGGCGAGGTCGGCAACGCCGAGCAGTCCAACATCAACTGGGGCAAGGCCGGCCGCATGCGGTGGAAGGGCAAGCGCCCGACCGTCCGCGGTGTCGTCATGAACCCGGTCGACCACCCGCACGGTGGTGGTGAGGGCAAGACCTCCGGTGGTCGCCACCCGGTCTCGCCGTGGGGCAAGCCCGAGGGCCGTACGCGCAAGCGCAAGGCCTCGGACAGCCAGATCATCCGTCGTCGCAAGACCGGCAAGAACAAGCGCTGA
- the rpsS gene encoding 30S ribosomal protein S19: protein MPRSLKKGPFVDDHLMKKVDAENEKGSHNVIKTWSRRSMIVPAMIGHTIAVHDGRKHVPVFISDSMVGHKLGEFAPTRTYRGHVKEDRKGRRR from the coding sequence ATGCCTCGCAGCCTGAAGAAGGGTCCCTTCGTCGACGACCACCTCATGAAGAAGGTGGACGCCGAGAACGAGAAGGGTTCCCACAACGTCATCAAGACCTGGTCGCGCCGCTCGATGATCGTCCCGGCGATGATCGGCCACACGATCGCGGTGCACGACGGTCGCAAGCACGTGCCGGTCTTCATCAGCGACTCGATGGTCGGCCACAAGCTGGGCGAGTTCGCCCCGACCCGCACCTACCGCGGACACGTCAAGGAAGACCGGAAGGGACGTCGTCGATGA
- the rplV gene encoding 50S ribosomal protein L22, translating to MTTTDRRRTSARRESLLGDQPGAFATARFQRITPMKARRVVDLVRGLPVDEALTLLQFAPQSAAQTVYKVLESAVANAETTEGLNAGDLVVAAGRVDEGPTMKRWRPRAQGRATRINKRTSHITLVVQPADVVEAAKKGKN from the coding sequence ATGACCACCACTGACCGCCGGCGCACCAGCGCCCGCCGCGAGTCGCTCCTGGGCGACCAGCCCGGTGCGTTCGCGACCGCCCGCTTCCAGCGGATCACGCCGATGAAGGCGCGCCGCGTCGTCGACCTCGTCCGCGGCCTGCCCGTCGACGAGGCGCTGACGCTGCTGCAGTTCGCGCCGCAGTCGGCCGCGCAGACCGTCTACAAGGTGCTCGAGAGCGCCGTGGCCAACGCCGAGACGACCGAGGGCCTCAACGCGGGCGACCTCGTCGTGGCGGCTGGCCGCGTCGACGAGGGCCCGACCATGAAGCGGTGGCGTCCCCGTGCCCAGGGCCGGGCGACCCGCATCAACAAGCGGACCAGCCACATCACGCTCGTGGTCCAGCCGGCCGACGTCGTCGAGGCTGCGAAGAAGGGGAAGAACTGA
- the rpsC gene encoding 30S ribosomal protein S3, with product MGQKINPNGFRLGISTDHKSRWYADKLYKSYVGEDVAIRKLLSKGMERAGIAKVEIERTRDRVRVDIHTARPGIVIGRRGAEADRIRGELEKLTGKQVQLNILEVKNPEIDAQLVAQGVAEQLSGRVQFRRAMRKAMQTSMRSGAKGIRIQCSGRLNGAEMSRTEFYREGRVPLHTLRADIDYGFYEARTTFGRIGVKVWIYKGEVAGTRAERQAQQAARAGVPGRSGRPSRGGDRPSRGSRGARTEAPATEAPAAEAPAEATSAAPAENQES from the coding sequence ATGGGTCAGAAGATCAACCCGAACGGCTTCCGTCTCGGCATCTCCACCGACCACAAGTCGCGTTGGTACGCCGACAAGCTGTACAAGTCGTACGTCGGTGAGGACGTCGCGATCCGCAAGCTCCTGTCCAAGGGCATGGAGCGCGCCGGCATCGCGAAGGTCGAGATCGAGCGCACCCGCGACCGGGTCCGCGTCGACATCCACACCGCGCGTCCGGGCATCGTCATCGGCCGCCGCGGCGCCGAGGCCGACCGCATCCGCGGCGAGCTCGAGAAGCTGACCGGCAAGCAGGTCCAGCTCAACATCCTCGAGGTCAAGAACCCCGAGATCGACGCTCAGCTCGTCGCCCAGGGTGTCGCCGAGCAGCTGTCGGGTCGCGTCCAGTTCCGCCGCGCGATGCGCAAGGCCATGCAGACCTCGATGCGCTCCGGTGCCAAGGGCATCCGGATCCAGTGCTCCGGCCGCCTCAACGGCGCCGAGATGTCGCGCACCGAGTTCTACCGCGAGGGCCGCGTCCCGCTGCACACGCTGCGTGCCGACATCGACTACGGCTTCTACGAGGCCCGCACGACCTTCGGCCGCATCGGCGTGAAGGTCTGGATCTACAAGGGCGAGGTCGCCGGCACCCGTGCCGAGCGCCAGGCCCAGCAGGCTGCCCGCGCCGGTGTCCCCGGCCGCAGCGGCCGTCCGTCCCGTGGTGGCGACCGCCCGAGCCGTGGCTCGCGCGGTGCCCGCACCGAGGCTCCGGCCACCGAGGCTCCCGCTGCGGAGGCTCCGGCTGAGGCCACCTCGGCTGCCCCGGCTGAGAACCAGGAGAGCTGA
- the rplP gene encoding 50S ribosomal protein L16 has product MLMPRRVKHRKQHHPKRRGAAKGGTKLAFGDFGIQAIEGHYVTNRQIESARIAMTRHIKRGGKVWINIYPDRPLTKKPAETRMGSGKGSPEWWVANVKPGRVMFELSGVDEVTAREAMRRAMHKLPMKCRFVTREAGEF; this is encoded by the coding sequence ATGTTGATGCCGCGTCGCGTCAAGCACCGCAAGCAGCACCACCCGAAGCGTCGGGGTGCGGCGAAGGGTGGCACGAAGCTCGCGTTCGGTGACTTCGGGATCCAGGCGATCGAGGGCCACTACGTCACCAACCGGCAGATCGAGTCCGCTCGTATCGCCATGACCCGTCACATCAAGCGTGGCGGCAAGGTCTGGATCAACATCTACCCGGACCGCCCGCTCACCAAGAAGCCCGCCGAGACCCGGATGGGTTCCGGTAAGGGCTCGCCCGAGTGGTGGGTCGCCAACGTCAAGCCCGGCCGCGTCATGTTCGAGCTGTCCGGCGTCGACGAGGTCACCGCCCGCGAGGCGATGCGCCGCGCGATGCACAAGCTGCCCATGAAGTGCCGCTTCGTCACCCGAGAGGCTGGTGAGTTCTGA
- the rpmC gene encoding 50S ribosomal protein L29 — translation MANATRAHELDELNNVDLEAKLREAKEELFNLRFQAATGQLESHGRLRTVKKDIARIYTVVRERELGIRTAPGAESNEETA, via the coding sequence ATGGCCAACGCCACTCGCGCTCACGAACTGGATGAGCTCAACAACGTCGACCTCGAGGCCAAGCTGCGCGAGGCCAAGGAGGAGCTGTTCAACCTGCGCTTCCAGGCGGCCACCGGCCAGCTGGAGAGCCACGGCCGGTTGCGCACGGTCAAGAAGGACATCGCCCGGATCTACACCGTGGTGCGCGAGCGCGAGCTCGGCATCCGGACCGCGCCGGGCGCGGAGAGCAACGAGGAGACCGCATGA
- the rpsQ gene encoding 30S ribosomal protein S17, with the protein MSEQNTGSVRNARKTREGLVVSDKMDKTVVVSVEDRVKHALYGKVMRKNTRLKAHDEANDCGIGDRVLIMETRPLSATKRWRVVEILERAK; encoded by the coding sequence ATGAGCGAGCAGAACACCGGCTCGGTCCGCAACGCGCGCAAGACCCGTGAGGGCCTGGTCGTCAGCGACAAGATGGACAAGACCGTCGTCGTGTCGGTCGAGGACCGCGTCAAGCACGCCCTCTACGGCAAGGTCATGCGCAAGAACACGCGCCTCAAGGCCCACGACGAGGCCAACGACTGTGGCATCGGCGACCGGGTCCTGATCATGGAGACCCGCCCGCTGTCGGCCACCAAGCGCTGGCGCGTCGTCGAGATCCTCGAGCGCGCGAAGTAA
- the rplN gene encoding 50S ribosomal protein L14 has protein sequence MIQQESRLKVADNTGAKEILCIRVLGGSGRRYAGIGDTIVATVKDAIPGGNVKKGDVVKAVIVRTVKERRRPDGSYIRFDENAAVILKSDGEPRGTRIFGPVGRELREKKFMKIISLAPEVL, from the coding sequence ATGATTCAGCAGGAGTCGCGACTCAAGGTCGCCGACAACACCGGTGCGAAGGAGATCCTCTGCATCCGCGTGCTCGGCGGCTCCGGCCGTCGCTACGCCGGCATCGGCGACACCATCGTCGCCACCGTCAAGGACGCGATCCCCGGCGGCAACGTGAAGAAGGGTGACGTCGTCAAGGCCGTCATCGTCCGCACGGTCAAGGAGCGCCGCCGTCCCGACGGTTCCTACATCCGCTTCGACGAGAACGCCGCCGTGATCCTCAAGTCCGACGGCGAGCCGCGCGGCACGCGCATCTTCGGCCCCGTGGGCCGCGAGCTGCGCGAGAAGAAGTTCATGAAGATCATCTCGCTCGCGCCGGAGGTGCTGTGA
- the rplX gene encoding 50S ribosomal protein L24, with the protein MTNRKMPKLAIKKGDTVKVIAGKDKGAEGKVIRVLREEQRVIVEGVNRIKKHTKAIDQGGRAGNTGGIITTEAPIHVSNVMLVEGDGVTRIAHKRVEVTKRRPDGSEYTSTRSVRISRKTGKEI; encoded by the coding sequence ATGACCAACCGCAAGATGCCGAAGCTCGCCATCAAGAAGGGCGACACCGTCAAGGTCATCGCCGGCAAGGACAAGGGCGCCGAGGGCAAGGTCATCCGCGTGCTCCGCGAGGAGCAGCGCGTGATCGTCGAGGGCGTCAACCGCATCAAAAAGCACACCAAGGCCATCGACCAGGGCGGTCGCGCCGGCAACACCGGCGGCATCATCACGACCGAGGCGCCCATCCACGTCTCCAACGTGATGCTCGTCGAGGGCGACGGCGTGACCCGCATCGCGCACAAGCGCGTCGAGGTCACCAAGCGCCGCCCCGACGGCTCGGAGTACACGTCGACGCGCAGCGTCCGCATCTCGCGCAAGACCGGTAAGGAAATCTGA
- the rplE gene encoding 50S ribosomal protein L5, producing MTETTATLTEVPTPRLKTKYREEILPALKSDFEIANVMQVPGLTKIVVNMGVGEAARDSKLIEGAIRDLTVITGQKPAVTKARKSIAQFKLREGMPIGAHVTLRGDRMWEFLDRLLSLALPRIRDFRGLSPKQFDGRGNYTFGLTEQVMFHEIDQDKVDRQRGMDITIVTTATNDEQGRALLKQLGFPFAER from the coding sequence ATGACCGAGACCACTGCAACCCTTACCGAGGTCCCGACCCCTCGGCTGAAGACCAAGTACCGCGAGGAGATCCTCCCGGCGCTGAAGTCCGACTTCGAGATCGCCAACGTCATGCAGGTGCCCGGCCTGACCAAGATCGTGGTCAACATGGGCGTCGGCGAGGCCGCGCGCGACTCGAAGCTGATCGAGGGCGCGATCCGCGACCTCACCGTGATCACCGGCCAGAAGCCGGCCGTGACCAAGGCCCGCAAGTCGATCGCCCAGTTCAAGCTGCGCGAGGGCATGCCGATCGGTGCGCACGTCACGCTGCGCGGTGACCGGATGTGGGAGTTCCTCGACCGGCTGCTGTCGCTCGCCCTTCCGCGCATCCGCGACTTCCGGGGCCTGTCGCCGAAGCAGTTCGACGGCCGCGGCAACTACACGTTCGGCCTGACCGAGCAGGTCATGTTCCACGAGATCGACCAGGACAAGGTCGACCGCCAGCGGGGCATGGACATCACGATCGTCACCACGGCGACCAACGACGAGCAGGGGCGCGCGCTGCTGAAGCAGCTCGGGTTCCCCTTCGCAGAGCGCTGA
- a CDS encoding type Z 30S ribosomal protein S14, which produces MAKTSLKVKAARKPKFAVRGYTRCQRCGRPKAVYRKFGLCRICLREMAHRGELPGVTKSSW; this is translated from the coding sequence ATGGCTAAGACTTCACTGAAGGTCAAGGCGGCCCGCAAGCCGAAGTTCGCGGTGCGCGGCTACACCCGTTGCCAGCGCTGCGGTCGCCCGAAGGCGGTCTACCGCAAGTTCGGCCTCTGCCGGATCTGCCTGCGGGAGATGGCCCACCGCGGCGAGCTGCCGGGCGTCACCAAGTCCTCCTGGTGA
- the rpsH gene encoding 30S ribosomal protein S8, protein MTMTDPIADMLTRLRNANQAYHDAVAMPYSKLKQGVAEILKQEGYITSFEVADNENGVGKTLTITLKYGRNRERSIAGVRRISKPGLRVYAKHTGLPKVLGGLGVAIISTSQGLLTDRQAGQKGVGGEVLAYVW, encoded by the coding sequence ATGACGATGACCGACCCGATCGCAGACATGCTGACCCGTCTGCGCAACGCCAACCAGGCGTACCACGACGCCGTGGCCATGCCGTACAGCAAGCTGAAGCAGGGCGTCGCCGAGATCCTCAAGCAGGAGGGCTACATCACCTCCTTCGAGGTCGCCGACAACGAGAACGGCGTCGGCAAGACGCTGACGATCACCCTCAAGTACGGCCGCAACCGTGAGCGCTCGATCGCCGGCGTCCGCCGCATCAGCAAGCCGGGCCTGCGTGTCTACGCCAAGCACACCGGCCTCCCGAAGGTGCTCGGCGGCCTGGGCGTCGCGATCATCTCGACGAGCCAGGGTCTGCTCACCGACCGCCAGGCGGGCCAGAAGGGCGTGGGTGGGGAAGTCCTCGCCTACGTCTGGTAA
- the rplF gene encoding 50S ribosomal protein L6 → MSRIGKLPVPVPAGVDVTLDGQQVTVKGPKGTLSHTVAAPITVSQGEGVLDVQRPDDERISKSLHGLTRTLINNMVVGVTEGYEKKLEIVGVGYRVLSKGPTQLEFQLGYSHPIIFDAPEGITFAVEGPTKLGVAGIDKQLVGEVAANIRKLRKPEPYKGKGVRYAGEHIRRKVGKAGK, encoded by the coding sequence ATGTCGCGCATTGGCAAGCTCCCCGTCCCGGTCCCGGCCGGCGTGGACGTGACGCTCGACGGCCAGCAGGTGACGGTCAAGGGGCCCAAGGGCACCCTGAGCCACACCGTGGCCGCGCCGATCACCGTCAGCCAGGGCGAGGGCGTCCTCGACGTCCAGCGTCCCGACGATGAGCGGATCAGCAAGTCGCTCCACGGCCTGACCCGCACCCTGATCAACAACATGGTCGTGGGCGTGACCGAGGGCTACGAGAAGAAGCTCGAGATCGTGGGCGTCGGTTACCGCGTCCTGTCCAAGGGCCCCACCCAGCTGGAGTTCCAGCTCGGCTACTCGCACCCGATCATCTTCGACGCTCCCGAGGGCATCACCTTCGCCGTCGAGGGTCCGACCAAGCTCGGCGTGGCCGGCATCGACAAGCAGCTCGTCGGTGAGGTCGCGGCCAACATCCGCAAGCTCCGCAAGCCCGAGCCCTACAAGGGCAAGGGCGTCCGGTACGCCGGCGAGCACATCCGTCGCAAGGTCGGAAAGGCTGGTAAGTGA
- the rplR gene encoding 50S ribosomal protein L18 gives MAITLKHQRHLSARAKSRLRRQIRGRKNISGTPERPRMVVTRSTKHITVQVVDDLVGKTLASASTMEGDVRSTEGDKTAKAKKVGELVAARAKEIGVEAVVFDRAGNKYHGRIAALADGAREGGLSF, from the coding sequence ATGGCGATCACCCTCAAGCACCAGCGGCACCTCTCGGCGCGCGCGAAGTCGCGCCTGCGCCGTCAGATCCGCGGTCGGAAGAACATCTCGGGCACGCCCGAGCGCCCGCGCATGGTCGTCACCCGCTCGACCAAGCACATCACCGTCCAGGTCGTCGACGACCTGGTGGGCAAGACGCTCGCGTCGGCCTCGACCATGGAGGGCGACGTGCGCTCCACCGAGGGCGACAAGACCGCCAAGGCGAAGAAGGTCGGCGAGCTCGTCGCTGCCCGGGCCAAGGAGATCGGTGTCGAGGCGGTCGTGTTCGACCGCGCCGGCAACAAGTACCACGGCCGCATCGCGGCCCTTGCTGATGGCGCCCGCGAGGGCGGCCTGAGCTTCTGA
- the rpsE gene encoding 30S ribosomal protein S5, which produces MSGPQRGQRSGGDRRGGGRDDRRGGGDKSQYVERVVAINRVAKVVKGGRRFSFTALVVVGDGDGLVGVGYGKAKEVPAAIAKGVEEAKKNFFRVPRVQGTIPHPVQGEKAAGVVFLRPAAPGTGVIAGGPVRAVLECAGIHDVLSKSLGSSNQINIVHATVTALQMLEQPESVAARRGLAVEDVAPAALLKAKAEGEAEAAAAAKAAAGVSS; this is translated from the coding sequence ATGAGTGGACCCCAGCGCGGACAGCGTTCGGGCGGCGACCGCCGCGGAGGCGGTCGTGACGACCGTCGCGGCGGTGGCGACAAGAGCCAGTACGTCGAGCGCGTCGTCGCGATCAACCGCGTCGCCAAGGTCGTGAAGGGTGGTCGTCGCTTCAGCTTCACCGCCCTCGTGGTCGTCGGCGACGGCGACGGTCTGGTCGGCGTCGGCTACGGCAAGGCCAAGGAAGTCCCGGCGGCGATCGCCAAGGGCGTCGAGGAGGCGAAGAAGAACTTCTTCCGCGTCCCCCGCGTCCAGGGCACGATCCCGCACCCCGTCCAGGGCGAGAAGGCTGCCGGCGTCGTGTTCCTGCGCCCGGCCGCGCCCGGTACCGGTGTCATCGCCGGTGGCCCGGTGCGTGCGGTGCTCGAGTGCGCCGGCATCCACGACGTGCTCAGCAAGTCGCTGGGCTCGTCCAACCAGATCAACATCGTGCACGCGACCGTGACGGCGCTGCAGATGCTCGAGCAGCCCGAGAGCGTGGCGGCCCGCCGTGGCCTCGCGGTCGAGGACGTCGCCCCGGCGGCGCTGCTCAAGGCGAAGGCCGAGGGCGAGGCCGAGGCCGCCGCCGCGGCCAAGGCAGCTGCAGGGGTGAGCTCCTGA
- the rpmD gene encoding 50S ribosomal protein L30: MAQLKVQQKKSAIGRKANQRETLRTLGLKKIGDVVVKEDRPEIRGMVHTVRHLVTVEVVGEE, translated from the coding sequence ATGGCTCAGCTCAAGGTCCAGCAGAAGAAGTCGGCGATCGGTCGGAAGGCCAACCAGCGCGAGACGCTGCGCACCCTCGGCCTGAAGAAGATCGGCGACGTCGTCGTCAAGGAGGACCGTCCCGAGATCCGGGGCATGGTCCACACCGTCCGTCACCTTGTGACGGTCGAGGTCGTCGGAGAGGAGTGA
- the rplO gene encoding 50S ribosomal protein L15: protein MALKLHHLRPAPGAKTAKTRVGRGEGSKGKTAGRGTKGTKARNQVPVAFEGGQMPIHMRLPKLKGFKNPFKVTYQVVNLDRISSLFPEGGDVTPETLVARGAVRKGEPVKVLGQGDLTVKVSVSANAFSSSAKEKIEGAGGTVTVL from the coding sequence ATGGCTCTCAAGCTTCATCACCTGCGTCCGGCACCCGGCGCCAAGACCGCCAAGACCCGCGTGGGTCGCGGTGAGGGCTCCAAGGGAAAGACCGCCGGTCGCGGTACCAAGGGCACCAAGGCCCGCAACCAGGTCCCGGTCGCCTTCGAGGGTGGCCAGATGCCGATCCACATGCGGCTGCCGAAGCTCAAGGGCTTCAAGAACCCGTTCAAGGTGACCTACCAGGTCGTCAACCTCGACCGGATCAGCAGCCTGTTCCCGGAGGGTGGCGACGTCACCCCCGAGACGCTGGTGGCCCGTGGTGCGGTCCGCAAGGGCGAGCCCGTCAAGGTGCTCGGCCAGGGCGACCTGACCGTCAAGGTCTCGGTCAGCGCGAATGCGTTCTCGTCCTCCGCCAAGGAGAAGATCGAGGGCGCGGGCGGCACTGTCACCGTCCTGTGA